Part of the Caulifigura coniformis genome, CGAGCAGCCCGGGGTATGTCAGCTTGTTTCGGCCGGCGTCCTTTTGGACTCCCTTGCCCAGCATCTCCGGTGTGCTGGTCAGGTCGAGCAGGTCGTCCGCAATCTGGAAGGCCAGGCCGATGTCGTCCCCATAGCGGGTCAGGGCGGCGAGGCGGCTGTCGTCGGCGCCGGCAATTCGCCCCCCCATTCGCAGCGCGGCGCCGATCAGACGCCCCGTCTTGCGGCGATGGATCGATTCCAGGTGATCCACACTGGTAATCCCGCCCGTCTCGGCCTCGAGGTCGGCCTGCTGTCCTCCCACCATCCCCTCGGCGCCCGAGCCGGAGGCCAGTTCGCGAATGCACGCCACCACACGATCGGGCGCGATGGAAAGCCCCGCGACGACTTCAAACGCCAGCGTCAGCAGGCCGTCGCCGGCGAGAATGGCCGTCGCTTCCCCGAATTTCACGTGATTCGTCGGCTGACCGCGACGGAGATCATCGTCATCCATCGCCGGGAGGTCGTCGTGAATCAGGGAGTAGGTGTGGATCAGTTCGATCGCCGCGGCGGCGGGGAGCGCCTGCTCCAGTTCGCCGCCACAGGCCTCGCAGGACAGCAGGACCAGTATCGGCCGCAGTCGTTTGCCGCCCGCGGCAACGCTGTACTGCATCGATTCCCGGAGGATTGCCGGGCAATGAGCGCTCAGCGCCAGCGTCCGCCCCAGCGCCGCTTCGACCGACGCGCGCAATGGGGGGAGATGTTCTTCGAGGAGCCAGCGGATCTCAGCGGCAGCATTGCTCATCACTCTTCCCACA contains:
- a CDS encoding polyprenyl synthetase family protein, whose protein sequence is MSNAAAEIRWLLEEHLPPLRASVEAALGRTLALSAHCPAILRESMQYSVAAGGKRLRPILVLLSCEACGGELEQALPAAAAIELIHTYSLIHDDLPAMDDDDLRRGQPTNHVKFGEATAILAGDGLLTLAFEVVAGLSIAPDRVVACIRELASGSGAEGMVGGQQADLEAETGGITSVDHLESIHRRKTGRLIGAALRMGGRIAGADDSRLAALTRYGDDIGLAFQIADDLLDLTSTPEMLGKGVQKDAGRNKLTYPGLLGVEESQRRAEALTDDAVSALREAGLMSRGLEALATYVVLRDR